One stretch of Lucilia cuprina isolate Lc7/37 chromosome 6, ASM2204524v1, whole genome shotgun sequence DNA includes these proteins:
- the LOC111687637 gene encoding presequence protease, mitochondrial, whose protein sequence is MLKRLQFIKPVIDQNIRQKLCYSKIVSTGQDMRPAAKGKINLETPTVITQLDRKFKEGEKYEGFECVRTEHVPEFGIMSYTFRHLVTGTELWYLDRNDANNVFSVNFRTTPFDSTGLPHILEHSVLCGSKKYPVRDPFFKMLNRSVATFMNAMTGPDYTMYPFSSMNETDFRNLQKIYLDAVFRPNLEYLDFLQEGWRLEHSNLKDKESEYVIKGVVYNEMKGAFSENASVFGQNLLNNLLPDHTYGYVSGGNPLEIPKLTHANLVDFHRKYYHPSNARIYTYGSFDLIKTLSYVDKEYLSKYEHIDNSYSRIPNQPRWDKPRNVHISSRFDNMGAPFEKQNQIAIALLMSDVTDIQETFVLYVLSELLVRGPNSPFYRNWIEPNFSGGYNQTTGFDPQIKDTFFCVGLQDLRVEDFGRAQELYDATIKEVMEKGFDKQHIESVLHNIELSLKHQSPQFGLGLLFNSTPLWNHEGDVVENLRVSNMISQFRSQLQQDPHYLQKKVGQYFANNTHRLTLTMSPDDTYEDNFKTAELELLKQKIMSLDHEKRTKIYENGLKLEEAQKAIPNVDILPCLKLTDVQEAAKLEPLEVVKIKEVPTQVCNVQTNEISYFKCYFDGTTLSQEEMLLIPLFCNIINDMGTKNYDYRDFDKLVLSKTAGINFKLHFAENIYDSKTYNLGILMTTHALDKNVPDMFDLSKELLMNYKMDDEERVKMLIDNYMSSIAVGIANSGHLYAMQSCAGLVTDSARLKSLLAGVEHIEHMKQYVKNHSTQQIMDNLKLLGQKLFNKKSMRTAVNISDEFYPEFIKHYEQFLNDLPEHAVEKVENKVQLLEPSCQHFVMNIPVNYCAKAMFTVPYTHRDHPTLRVLAKLISAKYLLPVVREQNGAYGAGAKLGSDGIFSFFSYRDPNSTKTLEAFDNTYQWLQENNSQITEQTLFEAKLGVLQQLDAPIAPGNMGIDFFLYGVSQEMFMKYRSRMLAVTMNELQQVVEKYFKTAPAYYGKCILGPENKELETVTKLKWKTIQ, encoded by the exons ATGTTAAAACGTTTGCAGTTCATAAAGCCGGTCATTGACCAGAACATACGACAAAAGTTATGTTATTCGAAAATAGTCAGCACTGGCCAGGATATGCGTCCAGCGGCTAAGGGTAAAATAAATCTCGAAACACCCACAGTGATCACACAATTAGATCGTAAATTTAAGGAGGGTGAAAAATATGAAGGCTTTGAATGTGTACGCACTGAACATGTACCCGAATTTGGTATAATGTCCTATACCTTCCGTCACTTGGTCACTGGTACAGAATTGTGGTATTTGGATCGTAATGATGCCAACAATGTATTTTCTGTTAATTTCCGCACAACTCCTTTTGATTCGACTGGTTTACCGCACATTTTGGAACATAGTGTGTTGTGCGGTTCGAAAAAGTATCCTGTTAGAGATCCATTCTTTAAAATGCTCAATCGTTCGGTGGCTACATTTATGAATGCTATGACCGGTCCGGACTATACTATGTATCCTTTCTCCTCAATGAACGAGACTGATTTTAGAAATTTGCAGAAAATCTATTTGGATGCTGTGTTCAG acccaatttagaatatttagattttctacaagaaggCTGGCGTCTTGAACATTCCAATCTAAAGGACAAAGAGTCAGAATATGTTATCAAGGGTGTGGTATATAATGAAATGAAGGGAGCCTTTTCGGAAAATGCCTCTGTGTTTGGTCAAAATCTGCTCAATAATCTATTACCCGATCATACCTATGGCTATGTTTCGGGTGGCAATCCCTTGGAAATACCCAAATTAACTCATGCCAATCTAGTTGATTTTCATCGCAAATATTATCATCCCAGTAATGCTCGCATCTATACCTATGGCTCTTTTGATTTAATCAAAACATTGTCATATGTCGATAAGGAGTATTTGAGTAAATATGAACATATTGATAACTCCTACAGTCGTATACCAAATCAGCCAAGATGGGATAAACCACGTAATGTACATATCTCTAGTCGTTTTGATAATATGGGAGCACCATTCgagaaacaaaatcaaatagcTATTGCTTTGCTTATGTCCGATGTTACCGATATACAAGAGACATTTGTGTTGTATGTTTTGTCGGAGCTATTGGTAAGAGGTCCTAACTCGCCCTTCTATCGCAATTGGATAGAACCTAATTTCTCGGGTGGTTATAATCAGACAACCGGTTTTGATCCACAAATTAAGGATACCTTCTTCTGTGTGGGTTTGCAAGATTTGAGAGTAGAAGATTTTGGTCGAGCACAAGAATTATATGATGCCACCATTAAGGAGGTTATGGAAAAGGGTTTCGATAAGCAACATATCGAAAGTGTTTTGCATAATATTGAGTTGTCTTTGAAACACCAATCGCCACAATTTGGTTTGGGTCTATTGTTCAATTCAACACCCTTGTGGAATCATGAGGGTGATGTGGTAGAGAATTTAAGAGTTTCTAATATGATTTCTCAATTCCGCTCACAATTGCAACAGGATCCTCATTATTTACAAAAGAAAGTCGGCCAGTATTTTGCCAATAATACTCATAGATTAACCTTAACCATGTCACCGGATGATACCTATGAAGATAATTTCAAAACTGCTGAGTTggaattgttaaaacaaaaaatcatgtCTTTGGATCAtgagaaaagaacaaaaatctatgaaaatggtttaaaattgGAAGAAGCACAAAAGGCCATACCTAATGTTGATATATTGCCTTGTCTTAAGTTAACAGATGTGCAGGAAGCTGCCAAATTGGAACCTCTGGAGGTGGTGAAAATAAAGGAGGTGCCCACACAGGTGTGCAATGTACAAACCAATGAAATTTCCTATTTCAAATGTTACTTTGATGGCACCACCTTGAGCCAAGAGGAAATGCTTTTAATACCGCTTTTCTGCAATATAATCAACGATATGGGCACTAAGAATTATGACTACAGAGATTTCGATAAACTTGTGCTCTCCAAGACTGCTGGCATTAACTTTAAACTACATTTTGCTGAAAATATCTACGACAGCAAAACCTATAATTTGGGTATACTAATGACCACTCATGCTTTGGATAAAAATGTTCCCGATATGTTCGATTTAAGCAAAGAACTTTTAATGAATTACAAAATGGACGATGAGGAACgtgttaaaatgttaatagaCAACTATATGTCCAGCATAGCTGTGGGCATAGCCAATTCAGGTCATTTATATGCTATGCAATCTTGTGCTGGTCTTGTTACTGATTCGGCTAGACTAAAGTCTTTGTTGGCTGGTGTTGAGCATATAGAGCATATGAAACAATATGTTAAGAATCATAGTACACAACAAATCATGGATAATTTAAAGTTATTGGgtcaaaaattattcaataaaaagtCCATGCGCACAGCTGTCAATATTTCCGATGAATTTTATCCAGAGTTTATCAAGCATTACGAACAGTTCCTTAATGATTTGCCCGAACATGCTGTGGAAAAGGTAGAGAATAAGGTACAACTTTTAGAGCCCAGTTGTCAACATTTTGTTATGAACATACCAGTAAACTATTGTGCCAAGGCCATGTTTACCGTACCCTATACACACCGTGATCATCCTACTCTCAGAGTTTTAGCCAAACTCATTTCAGCCAAATATCTATTGCCGGTAGTTAGAGAACAAAATGGTGCTTATGGTGCTGGTGCTAAATTGGGCTCTGATGgcatatttagttttttcagTTACCGTGATCCTAATTCAACAAAAACACTCGAAGCCTTTGATAACACCTATCAATGGCTGCAAGAGAACAATTCTCAAATAACTGAACAAACTTTATTTGAAGCCAAATTGGGTGTCTTACAGCAATTAGATGCTCCCATAGCACCCGGCAATATGGGTATAGACTTCTTTTTGTATGGCGTTTCACAGGAAATGTTTATGAAATATCGTTCTCGTATGCTGGCCGTTACCATGAACGAATTGCAACAAGTGGTGGAGAAATACTTTAAAACAGCGCCCGCCTATTATGGTAAATGTATATTGGGACCGGAAAATAAAGAATTGGAAACTGTTACCAAATTAAAATGGAAGACTATTCAATAA
- the LOC111687643 gene encoding ARL14 effector protein: MDDSEHSEGTGMRMSLRERPRKLHAERRLRERDELKFLDDFEPDKSNREKRKLKRKPPTNTRSLYDEYGNIRHNGMDVCDCMDDDCPGCWYDCENCGSNKCGVQCRVNRKFFYESITFDGKDATIRNKHFPTK; this comes from the coding sequence ATGGACGACTCCGAACACTCTGAAGGCACTGGAATGCGTATGTCACTACGGGAACGGCCGCGAAAGTTGCATGCTGAACGTCGACTCCGTGAACGTGATGAATTAAAGTTTCTGGATGATTTCGAGCCAGATAAATCGAATCGTGAAAAGCGTAAGCTTAAACGTAAACCACCTACTAACACCCGCAGTCTGTATGATGAGTATGGTAATATACGCCACAATGGCATGGATGTTTGTGATTGCATGGACGATGATTGTCCTGGCTGCTGGTATGATTGCGAAAATTGTGGTTCGAACAAGTGTGGTGTACAGTGTCGAGTaaatcgtaaatttttctatgaatcCATAACATTTGATGGTAAAGATGCAACaataagaaataaacattttccaactaaatga
- the LOC111687647 gene encoding cytochrome P450 4p1-like, with amino-acid sequence MLFLLATTSLLIIFIIWLINLNRDYELTSLTRKIKTVDGSPLKNSVAIGCGFWGNSYDLISMNLEQMFDYSRIFAKRYGRSYIQYFFACPVYNIIDPINAELILNDNRILTKGIVYSFLHPFLKTGLLTSTDKKWHSRRRLLTPAFHFNILTQFIEIFKRESLKFIDNLNDKLTDGRTDAEISLSELIPRFTLNNICETALGVSLDDHLEGDDYRHNITEVEESLMERIKNPIMVYDLLYYTFGDGKNYLKSMDKLHKFSSDIIEKRRIQMEKELQEQRNSETTENNDNVYRKQRYAMLDTMLRAEKEGLIDHAGICEEVDTFMFEGFDTTSMNLIFTLMNLALYPEMQQKCFEEMQQEISADDLKDLTMSEISNLKYLECFIKETQRLYPSVPIIIRECTTDLPLKNNLLLPKGTQVNIHIFDIHRNPLYYDEPEEFRPERFLSPEMEKRHPFAFIPFSAGQRNCIGQKFAMLEMKTLLVHVLKNFKLEAVTHPNSFQFSAGILIRTRTNIKIKIKRRQ; translated from the exons ATGCTATTTTTACTAGCAACAACaagtttgttaataattttcataatatggctaataaatttaaatcgtGATTATGAATTGACTTCTTTAACGAGAAAAATCAAAACCGTTGATGGTTCACCTTTAAAAAATTCCGTAGCTATTGGCTGTGGTTTTTGGGGCAATAGCTATGATTTGATTTCCATGAACTTGG aacaaaTGTTCGATTATTCACGTATATTTGCTAAAAGATATGGACGCAGTTATATACAATACTTTTTTGCCTGTCCCGTTTATAATATCATTGATCCGATTAATGCTGAGCTGATATTAAACGATAATCGTATATTGACCAAGGGTATAGTTTATTCATTTTTGCATCCCTTTTTAAAGACTGGACTACTGACGAGTACGG ataaaaaatgGCATAGCCGACGTCGTTTATTAACGCCTGCatttcatttcaatattttaactcaatttattgaaatttttaa ACGtgaatctttaaaatttattgataatttgAATGATAAATTAACAGATGGCCGTACAGATGCCGAAATATCATTGAGCGAACTAATACCTCGATTTACTCTCAATAACATATGTG AAACTGCTCTCGGCGTAAGTCTAGATGATCATTTAGAAGGAGATGATTATCGCCATAATATTACCGAAGTTGAGGAAAGTCTTATGGAACGTATAAAAAATCCTATAATGGTTTATGATCTACTTTACTATACATTCGGAGATGGCAAAAACTACTTAAAGTCCATggataaattgcataaattttcaTCGGATATTATAGAAAAACGACGAATTCAAATGGAAAAAGAATTACAGGAACAGCGTAATTCGGAAACAACTGAAAATAATGACAA cGTATATCGTAAACAACGTTACGCCATGTTGGATACTATGTTAAGAGCTGAAAAAGAAGGTCTCATAGATCATGCTGGTATTTGTGAAGAAGTTGATACCTTTATGTTTGAGGGTTTCGATACAACTTCcatgaatttaatatttactttaatgaATTTAGCTCTGTATCCAGAAATGCAACAAAAATGTTTCGAAGAAATGCAACAAGAGATTTCTGCAGATGATCTTAAGGATTTGACAATGTCAGAAATAAgtaatctaaaatatttagaatgtTTCATCAAGGAAACACAACGTTTATATCCCTCAGTACCGATAATAATAAGAGAATGTACAACGGATTTgccattgaaaaataatttacttttacCCAAGGGTACTCaggttaatatacatattttcgaTATACACAGAAATCCATTGTATTATGATGAACCCGAGGAATTTAGACCAGAACGTTTTTTGTCGCCAGAGATGGAAAAGCGTCATCCGTTTGCCTTTATACCTTTCAGTGCGGGTCAAAGAAATTGTATTG GTCAAAAGTTTGCCATGTTAGAAATGAAGACGTTATTGGTAcatgtattgaaaaatttcaaattagaaGCTGTTACCCACCCGAACTCGTTTCAATTCTCGGCTGGTATATTAATACGTACTAGAactaatatcaaaattaaaataaaaagacgcCAATAg
- the LOC111687644 gene encoding uncharacterized protein LOC111687644 has translation MSLPKAFTNSTEYFQQVNEFLKKYSWIYREANTGFLKADILNQMPHQYQKYFIEITNEELNRFPYTHEPLAHLNDESIKNFRYQLNELIPPEAFQEPRAMEKTIKMENLKKMNIKKQHEIQRLAAVVKENLKLNENGNEQQVKYVLIDFGSGLGYLSELLYKLNRNILVLGLEADNYRVEAAEKRVKTFMPNANNSIQYRQQFITEQSQEFIVQTVEEVFKLNYQQMTTQTTTKMAIIGLHACADLTITSLKLFLQMPQVQHLIIMPCCYHKLQVCDESAVTKAALKFRNFPLSESLKKVLLNNDDKSNYAETQETFPTYLNRPFLRLACQQTLKRWSKCSSIEHCKHGNEMFLRAVAELIKMEGEEEVEQELIVFKRKEETIDLSSLSAEDLKSFDTFSRFYGLKSKSTNDFVAWSERHRRKYLETIDKYPNGGKLAEGLTCLQTSMQKLCENLVLYDRLCYMEETALKMNLKINVRYEKIMDEELSPRCYVLIAEKL, from the exons ATGTCTCTTCCTAAAGCTTTCACCAATTCCACGGAATATTTTCAACAAGTTAacgaatttcttaaaaaatattcatggaTTTATAGAGAAGCAAATACTGGATTTCTAAAAGCCGACATATTAAATCAAATGCCTCATCAGTATCAGAAATACTTTATAGAAATAACAAATGAAGAATTAAATAGATTTCCCTATACACATGAACCACTAGCTCATTTAAATGATGAAAGTATTAAAAACTTTCGTTACCAGTTAAACGAATTAATACCGCCGGAGGCTTTTCAAGAGCCCAGAGCTAtggaaaaaacaattaaaatggaaaatcttaaaaagatGAATATTAAGAAACAACATGAAATACAAAGATTGGCTGCGgtggtaaaagaaaatttaaaattaaatgaaaatggaaATGAGCAGCAAGTGAAATATGTGCTAATAGACTTTGGTTCTGGTTTGGGCTATTTAAGTGAGTTGTTATATAAACTAAATAGAAATATCCTTGTATTGGGTTTAGAAGCCGACAACTACCGCGTAGAAGCGGCTGAGAAACGTGTAAAGACTTTTATGCCTAATGCCAACAACTCTATACAGTATCGACAACAATTTATAACTGAACAATCACAAGAATTCATTGTTCAAACAGTAGAGGAAGTTTTCAAATTGAATTATCAGCAAATgacaacacaaacaacaacaaagatgGCAATAATTGGTTTACATGCATGTGCTGATTTAACTATAACATCCTTAAAACTCTTTCTACAAATGCCACAAGTACAGCATCTAATCATTATGCCATGTTGTTACCACAAGTTGCAGGTTTGTGATGAGAGTGCGGTCACCAAGGCTGCTTTAAAGTTTAGAAATTTTCCTTTAAGTGAAAGTCTTAAAAAAGTGCTGCTAAACAATGATGACAAGTCCAATTATGCTGAAACGCAGGAAACTTTTCCCACATATTTAAATCGTCCCTTTTTACGTTTAGCCTGTCAGCAGACTTTAAAACGTTGGAGTAAATGTTCATCAATTGAACATTGTAAACATggtaatgaaatgtttttaagaGCTGTAGCAGAATTGATAAAAATGGAAGGAGAGGAGGAAGTGGAACAGGAATTAATAGTGTTTAAACGTAAAGAAGAAACTATTGATCTGAGTTCATTGTCGGCTGAGGATTTGAAAAGTTTTGATACATTTAGTCgtttttatggtttaaaaagTAAGAGTACAAATGATTTTGTTGCTTGGTCGGAGCGACATCGTAGAAAATATCTTGAAACTATAGACAAATATCCAAATGGTGGCAAACTGGCAGAAGGTTTGACATGTCTACAGACATCGATGCAg AAACTTTGTGAAAATCTGGTGCTCTACGATCGTCTATGCTATATGGAGGAGACAgcattaaaaatgaatttaaaaatcaatgtgCGCTATGAAAAAATCATGGATGAAGAATTATCTCCTCGTTGTTATGTCTTAATAGCGGAAAAACTATAA
- the LOC111687641 gene encoding uncharacterized protein LOC111687641: protein MYMSDALTLHKRPSFFVGSRYGRSGSSSSSGSALFATSKTRRLNVVPRNDRFFLSSRYGKRAEISTGTQLSNKPIPEQQQQQQQQFDDVLQQQSSSLPPYAYMSCIYTGLQNYYRCNSM from the exons atgtatatgt CAGATGCGTTAACATTGCACAAACGACCATCATTCTTTGTTGGCAGTCGTTATGGCAGATCCGGTTCATCTTCATCATCTGGTTCAGCATTGTTTGCCACCTCAAAGACACGTCGCTTAAATGTTGTACCACGTAACGATAGATTTTTCTTGAGTTCACGTTACGGCAAAAGAGCGG AAATCTCAACCGGTACACAATTGAGCAATAAGCCCATACCagagcagcaacaacaacaacagcaacagttcGATGatgttttacaacaacaatCGTCCTCTCTACCACCCTACGCCTATATGTCATGCATTTATACCggattacaaaattattaccGTTGTAACAGCATGTAA